Proteins from a genomic interval of Zingiber officinale cultivar Zhangliang chromosome 2A, Zo_v1.1, whole genome shotgun sequence:
- the LOC122040706 gene encoding 60S ribosomal protein L35a-3-like has product MVKERSNDRVRLYVHGRILGYKRSKSNQYENTSLVQIEGVNTKEEVDWYLGKRLAYIYKAKTKKSGTNFRCIWGKVTRPHGNSGVVRAKFKTNLPPKSMGQKIRVFMYPSNI; this is encoded by the exons ATGGTGAAGGAGCGAAGCAACGATCGCGTTAG GCTATATGTCCACGGGAGGATCCTCGGATACAAGAG gtcgaagtcaaACCAATATGAGAACACATCGCTGGTGCAGATCGAGGGGGTGAACACCAAAGAGGAGGTGGATTGGTACTTGGGAAAGAGGTTGGCTTACATCTACAAGGCTAAGACGAAGAAGAGTGGAACGAATTTCCGGTGCATTTGGGGCAAGGTTACGCGCCCCCATGGTAACAGTGGCGTTGTCCGTGCGAAATTTAAGACCAATCTTCCTCCTAAGTCCATG GGTCAAAAGATCAGGGTTTTCATGTATCCCAGCAACATCTGA
- the LOC122040704 gene encoding protein PLASTID MOVEMENT IMPAIRED 1-RELATED 1-like, whose product MLRKPTTGGKGNPYGSSGGGGSGGGDLNGNVRFLHEIEALSKALSVDPKQPNRPRLLPSSSNSGRRSVSAGRSAASPVSSSSVSNKEKKKAGSSSSRWGWNPIKKALSHIGGHHRRFDCWFTLRVHSIDGLPPAFASAALIVHWRRTTDPVAAAVATRPARVVHGGVQFDETLTYLCPVSASRSGPGGTAKYEPRHFLIYPTLAGGASPDLDLGRHLVDLTRVLPSTLEELVDEKAIGKWSTSFRLSGKARGASLSVSFGFSLVESMSVDTGLQEKKISEMLNLKEVEFDLLNQKDPPTQMENQLQQGDRSGSVVDVKVLHEVLKSSNSETSLLVTQEKEAESENDAKHSTLDDDANPDFEIPHEQKHLAEVIVSESLEPSVGTMEEPQLQKSSISTENVKENDIQQQVEPEFTVIEQGTEIAFKYETHETSTEVEKISVKDKNEVQEVEYDKVGRLDVKLDKTFAETTEHDRHNPEEDMLPSVDQEIEDLESIFDNLSIFGAKEFESPTTQVEAIKQQSLGDIENLYERPSSLSRSRSLDVVTESVASEFLSMLGIEHSPFGLSSDSDPESPRERLWKQFEKEALASGDALFGLDTELESAAYWDEFPEDLDLSLVANEAEIEFQNTKLVMNDKSRAKMLEDAETEALMQEWGLHEKDFHSSPPGSRDGFGSPIHLPPEDPLELPPLGEGLGSILQTKDGGFLRSMNPSLFSNAKNNEDLVMQVSSPIVVPAEMGSGVMEILKQLASMGIEKLSRQASKLMPLNDITGKTMEQIAWDSSTALDSCERYDLLENHYPEVEANVSQNVYGRRKKLKGSAQPSCSRGETISEFVSLEDLAPMTMDKIEALSIEGLRIQSGMSDEEAPSNISSQSIGEFSALQGKESGKNCSIGLEGSAGLQLLNIKDNGDEIDGLMDLSLTLDEWMRLDAGIIDEDQVSDRTSRILAAHHANSMDLTAGGSKGDKRGGKRSGRKWGLLGNNFTVALMIQLRNPLRNYEPVGTPMLALIQVERVFVPPKPKIYSTISLLGNSEQEDETETEKKPLAEEKHVDEAIPQFKITEVHVAGLKSEPEPTKKNIWGNPKQQQSGSRWLLASGMGKSNKHPFMKSKSVVKPSVEMTSKVHQGDTLWSISSRDKWNDAAALKPRRRNPNIGLPS is encoded by the exons ATGCTGCGGAAACCTACTACCGGCGGTAAGGGAAATCCCTACGGAagtagcggcggcggcggcagtgGAGGCGGCGATCTCAACGGCAACGTTCGATTCCTTCACGAGATCGAGGCCCTTAGCAAAGCCCTCTCCGTCGATCCGAAGCAACCTAACCGGCCCCGGCTCCTCCCTTCCTCTTCCAACTCCGGCCGGCGTTCCGTGTCGGCTGGCCGATCCGCCGCCAGTCCTGTCTCCTCCTCTTCCGTGTcaaacaaggagaagaagaaggccgGATCGTCGTCGTCTCGTTGGGGCTGGAACCCTATCAAGAAAGCGCTCTCCCACATCGGCGGCCACCACCGCCGCTTCGACTGCTGGTTCACCCTCCGCGTGCACTCCATCGATGGGCTTCCGCCCGCCTTCGCCAGCGCAGCGCTCATCGTCCACTGGCGCCGGACCACCGATCCCGTTGCTGCCGCCGTTGCCACTCGCCCCGCCCGCGTGGTCCATGGTGGGGTCCAGTTTGACGAGACGCTCACCTACCTCTGCCCGGTGTCCGCCTCCCGTAGTGGGCCGGGTGGCACGGCTAAGTATGAGCCGAGGCACTTCCTCATCTACCCCACCCTGGCGGGCGGCGCCTCCCCTGATCTGGACCTCGGGCGCCACCTTGTTGACCTCACCCGTGTGCTTCCGTCCACCCTCGAGGAGCTCGTCGATGAAAAGGCGATTGGGAAATGGAGCACGAGCTTTCGGCTGTCGGGGAAGGCGAGGGGCGCTTCCCTCAGCGTGAGCTTTGGATTCTCCTTGGTCGAGAGTATGTCTGTGGATACTGGCTTGCAGGAGAAGAAGATCTCGGAGATGTTGAATTTGAAAGAGGTGGAGTTCGATTTGCTAAATCAGAAGGATCCTCCGACTCAAATGGAAAACCAGCTTCAACAAGGCGATCGGTCTGGGTCTGTTGTAGATGTGAAGGTGCTTCATGAAGTATTAAAGAGCTCGAATTCTGAGACGTCACTCTTGGTTACCCAAGAGAAGGAAGCAGAGTCAGAGAACGATGCAAAGCATTCTACTTTGGATGATGATGCAAATCCCGATTTTGAGATCCCCCATGAACAGAAGCACTTGGCTGAGGTAATAGTTAGTGAGTCATTGGAGCCATCTGTAGGAACAATGGAGGAGCCACAATTGCAGAAATCTTCTATTTCTACTGAGAATGTGAAAGAGAATGATATTCAGCAGCAGGTTGAGCCTGAATTCACAGTGATTGAACAGGGAACCGAGATCGCTTTCAAATATGAAACCCATGAAACCAGTACTGAAGTTGAGAAGATCAGTGTGAAGGATAAAAATGAAGTTCAAGAAGTTGAGTATGATAAGGTAGGAAGATTGGATGTGAAGTTAGATAAAACATTTGCTGAGACAACTGAACATGACAGACATAATCCAGAAGAAGATATGCTACCGAGCGTGGATCAGGAGATAGAAGACTTGGAATCTATCTTCGATAACCTCTCCATTTTTGGAGCTAAGGAATTTGAATCTCCGACTACTCAAGTTGAAGCAATCAAGCAACAGAGTCTTGGAGATATTGAGAATCTTTATGAGAGGCCAAGCTCACTGAGTAGATCCCGTAGCCTAGATGTTGTCACTGAATCTGTTGCCAGTGAGTTCTTAAGCATGCTAGGGATAGAGCATAGTCCTTTTGGATTGAGTTCAGACAGTGATCCAGAATCACCAAGGGAGCGGCTGTGGAAGCAATTTGAGAAGGAAGCACTGGCATCAGGTGATGCTCTTTTTGGTCTTGACACTGAGTTGGAGTCTGCTGCCTACTGGGATGAATTTCCAGAGGATCTTGATCTCTCATTAGTTGCTAATGAAGCTGAGATTGAATTTCAGAATACCAAGCTAGTTATGAACGACAAATCCAGAGCTAAGATGCTAGAAGATGCAGAAACAGAAGCTTTGATGCAAGAATGGGGCTTGCATGAGAAGGACTTCCATTCTTCTCCACCTGGTAGTAGGGATGGATTTGGTAGTCCTATACACCTGCCGCCAGAGGATCCACTTGAATTACCCCCACTCGGTGAGGGTTTGGGTTCCATTCTCCAGACAAAGGATGGCGGCTTCTTAAGATCTATGAACCCCTCACTCTTTAGTAATGCAAAAAACAATGAGGACTTAGTCATGCAGGTATCCAGTCCCATTGTGGTCCCTGCAGAAATGGGTTCTGGGGTTATGGAAATATTGAAGCAATTAGCTTCAATGGGCATTGAAAAATTATCTAGGCAAGCGAGCAAACTAATGCCTCTAAATGATATAACTGGGAAGACAATGGAACAGATAGCCTGGGACTCATCAACTGCTCTAGATTCTTGTGAGAG GTATGACTTATTGGAGAATCACTACCCAGAAGTAGAGGCAAATGTTTCTCAGAATGTCTATGGGCGGAGGAAGAAATTGAAAGGGTCTGCCCAACCTTCCTGCTCCAGGGGTGAAACCATCTCAGAATTTGTTTCACTCGAGGATCTTGCTCCAATGACAATGGATAAGATCGAAGCCCTATCGATTGAGGGTTTAAGAATACAATCAGGCATGTCCGATGAAGAGGCGCCCTCAAACAttagctcccaatcaattggagaATTTTCAGCTTTGCAGGGAAAGGAATCTGGCAAAAACTGTTCAATAGGCTTGGAGGGCTCAGCTGGATTACAACTTTTGAACATTAAAGATAATGGAGATGAAATTGATGGCTTGATGGATTTGTCTCTTACACTCGATGAATGGATGAGACTCGACGCAGGTATCATTGATGAAGATCAAGTCAGCGATCGAACCTCTAGGATTCTTGCAGCTCATCATGCCAATTCCATGGATTTGACTGCCGGTGGATCGAAGGGTGATAAAAGAGGAGGAAAAAGATCTGGCAGGAAGTGGGGATTGTTGGGGAATAACTTCACTGTTGCTCTGATGATCCAGCTTAGGAATCCTCTGCGGAATTATGAGCCAGTGGGCACACCGATGCTTGCTTTAATTCAAGTTGAGCGAGTGTTTGTTCCCCCAAAACCAAAAATATACAGCACAATTTCATTACTAGGAAATAGTGAACAAGAAGATGAGACGGAAACCGAAAAGAAACCATTGGCTGAGGAGAAGCATGTAGATGAGGCCATTCCTCAGTTTAAAATCACTGAGGTCCATGTTGCTGGTCTAAAATCTGAACCTGAACCCACCAAGAAAAATATATGGGGCAATCCGAAGCAGCAGCAATCTGGTTCCAGGTGGTTACTTGCTTCCGGAATGGGTAAGAGCAATAAGCATCCATTCATGAAATCAAAGTCAGTTGTGAAACCTTCTGTTGAAATGACAAGCAAGGTGCATCAAGGAGATACTCTTTGGAGCATTTCTTCTAGGGATAAATGGAATGATGCAGCTGCTCTAAAGCCTCGCAGAAGGAACCCTAATATCGGCCTACCTAGTTAA
- the LOC122040705 gene encoding vesicle transport v-SNARE 11-like has product MSDVFDGYERQYCEISASLSRMCTSAAQLDGEKKKQKVSEIKSGIDDAENLIRKMDLEARSLQPSIKAGLLAKLREYKSDLNNLKSELKRITNPNPNQAAREELLESGMADTLAASADQKGRLLISTERLNHSTERIKEGRRTMLETEELGVSILQDLHQQRQSLLHAHGTLHGVDDNIGKSRKVLSAMSRRMDRNKWIIGGIIAALVLAVLVILYFKLVR; this is encoded by the exons ATGAGTGATGTATTCGATGGCTATGAGCGCCAGTACTGTGAGATCTCTGCATCTCTCTCCCGGATGTGTACGTCTGCTGCACAACTCGATGGAG AGAAAAAGAAGCAGAAAGTCTCAGAAATTAAATCTGGAATAGATGATGCTGAGAATCTG ATTCGCAAGATGGATCTTGAAGCTAGAAGCTTGCAGCCTAGCATAAAAGCCGGTTTGTTGGCTAAGCTCAGGGAATATAAATCGGACCTTAACAATCTGAAGAGTGAACTTAAAAGAATTACCAACCCTAATCCTAACCAAGCTGCAAGAGAAGAGCTGTTGGAGTCAGGGATGGCTGACACGCTAGCG GCCTCCGCCGATCAAAAGGGTCGGCTATTGATATCAACAGAGAGACTCAATCATTCTACTGAAAGAATAAAGGAGGGCAGAAGGACAATGTTGGAGACAGAGGAGCTTGGTGTCTCAATTCTTCAAGACTTGCATCAACAGCGACAGTCTCTCTTACATGCACATGGCACA CTGCATGGGGTGGACGATAACATCGGGAAGAGCAGGAAAGTTCTGTCGGCCATGTCGAGGAGGATGGATAGAAACAAGTGGATAATCGGTGGAATCATCGCAGCTTTAGTCCTAGCGGTTCTGGTCATATTGTATTTTAAGCTTGTTCGTTGA